The genomic DNA GAGCCCGCCGCAGACGATGACGGCGTCGGCGCCGCCGAGCAGGTCGCGGAGCGCGGCGACCATCCGGCCCAGGTTGTCCCCCACCTTGCGGTGCTCGAAGGTGTCGATGCCGGCCGCGGCGAGCTGCTCGCCGATCCAGGCGCTGTTCGTGTCGACGATCTGGCCGAGCAGGAGCTCGGTGCCGACGGCGAGGACGTCGCATCGCACGGGGGTATTCGAGCACGCGGCCGGTGCGACGAGGCCGAGGCCCGGCCGGGTCAGCCCGCCGCGGCCCCGCTCGCTCCCTCCGGCTCGGGGTGTCCGACCGGGGCGCCGCCGGCCCGTTCGGCGTCCGGCGACGGCGCCGGTGGGCCCTGCCGCGCCGCCAGCACGAGGTCGACGGCGGAGAGGAGCGAGAGGGCCACCGCCAGCCACAGGACGCCGTTCCAGAGGTGGTGGAGGTGCCGCGCCGGCGGGAAGAGCACCAGGCCCACGACGAGGAACTGGGCCGTGGCCTTCCACTTGCCGAGCCGCCGGGCGGGCACGGACACGCCGCGCCGTCCGGCGAGGGAGCGCCAGGCTGACACCGCGACCTCGCGCCCCACGATGATGAGGATCGGGAGCCAGGCCAGGTCGTCGCGCACGGCGAGGGCGGCCAGGCCGGCGCAGACCAGGATCTTGTCGGCGAGGGGGTCGAGGAAGGCCCCCGAGCGGGTGGCGCCGTCGCGTCGGGCCAGCCAGCCGTCGAGACCGTCGGTGAACCACAGCACGAGCCAGCCGGTGAACGTGCCCCAGCTGGTCTGGCCGTGGTGTCGCTGGTCGAGGATCAAGATCAGGACGGGGATGGCGAAGAGCAGCCGCACGAAGGTGACCACGTTGGCCGGCGTCTTGATCGCGGTCTCCCCGAACCGGCGGGCCCGCTCGGCCGGCGTCGGCGGCCGGTTCACCCCTGGACCTCGATCACGTCGGCGAGGACGTCGATCCCGAGCGCCTCCACGGCCTTCGCGCGCGCGAGCTGGCCGGGCCGGGCCGCGCCACCGCGCAGCTGGACCCGGCCGTCGATCTCGGGGGCCTCGCGGTGCGTGCGCCCGACGGGGTCGCCGGTCTCGCCGTCGGCGCCGTCGACGAGGACCTCGAGCTCGGCGCCCACGAGCTCGTCGCGGGCGGCGGCGGTGATCGGGGCCTGGACCTCGTCGCACTCGGCGAGCCACTCCCGGACGACCGGGTCGGGCACGCCGCCGTCCATCGTGGCCGCGGGGGTCCCGTCCTCGGGCGAGAACGGGAAGAAGCCGGCCCAGTCGAGCCGGCCGGCCTCGAGGAACGCCAGCAGCGACTCGTGCCCCGCCTCGGTCT from Acidimicrobiia bacterium includes the following:
- a CDS encoding CDP-alcohol phosphatidyltransferase family protein, which gives rise to MNRPPTPAERARRFGETAIKTPANVVTFVRLLFAIPVLILILDQRHHGQTSWGTFTGWLVLWFTDGLDGWLARRDGATRSGAFLDPLADKILVCAGLAALAVRDDLAWLPILIIVGREVAVSAWRSLAGRRGVSVPARRLGKWKATAQFLVVGLVLFPPARHLHHLWNGVLWLAVALSLLSAVDLVLAARQGPPAPSPDAERAGGAPVGHPEPEGASGAAAG